ATTAAGACAAAATCAAGTAGCGAGTATAAGGATTAATTGTTCCCTACAAGTGACAAACACAGTAACTTGATGACTTGGGTAATTTGAAGAACTTGTGGAAAGATAATATTCGGTTAGACACATGGCATAGTAAAATACTGTCTCATACGCAACCAACTCATTGTCAGCAACAGCTTGACAACTGGCAGTCCGCTGTCAAAGATTCTCTTTATACTCTCTGTTTCACCAAGCAGGCACCACAGTATGTGTTACTATACCCACTGCAGACAACTCATACTACACTAGTCAAGAGAAATGGTTCTCCCCTACCACTCTAGCAATCTAGCAGAGCAACTTCATGCTGGTCAGCCAAGAGGGCATGCTCAACAATGCGAAACACACCCAAGTGAAACACCACTGTAGCATCACCACATTATGTTAGTTCAAACCTAATCAAATCAGCCTACCAGATTTTTCCTAATAAATTTCCTCTTCTATTTTTCACATAACATTTCCTCCCAATAACTATATCCATACCAAGAGATCACCCTAccaattttccttttccaatAATGTACTCATGCACAAGACGATCCCCTCTTACCTACCTAAATCGCAGCACTACCCTAATGCAGAAGGTTCTTGTATACATTCAGGAATACTCTCTTGTTCATCTATGGAACAACTATACCTTCTTAGCACATCAACTTCTCATCCTAAGACAATTACTTTCTTTCCTCTTTCCCTCAGTAATTTGCGTTCTCACAAATTATTCTTCAAGTTCATCAAAGTTGCGGAATGCCTCTAAGACAAAGTAAATGCAAGGAGAGctgattttggaagaaaaaaaaattcctgtTCAGCACTCACTAAAGTTTGTCAAAAgccccatttttccttcaacacTCCTCTCACTTCCCCTCAACCAGCATCACCAATTCTAAGGAAAACTCCATCAATAAGAGATGAACACGATCTTATCAAACTACTTAAAGTTGCAAACTGATGCATCAAGGGAGAATAATTATCATATCCATGAATTGCATCATCATGGCTAATTTTATCAGCAATAGCACGTCGTAAAGAAAACAACGAAGAAAGGAAttcaaaaagggggaaaattaaTCTAGTAATGAACAAAATCATTAAATACCAAGAATGATGCACCACTTGATTCGGCGGCCCTTTGATTACTGCTGTCCAtaataatcaaacaaaatttTCTGCCAACCAAAAATTGTTTAATCAGCTCATGGCAAAACCTCGAGAATATTAATTGCCAACCGAAAATTGTTTACAtccaaaagaaaagtaaaaaacaaaaatttaacagaacaaagaacaagaagaagaagaagtgatGGGTACTGGAAATTGACGCTAACGCTAATACTTGCTTGAATGTAAAGAGAATGAAAATTTAGCAGCAGGTGGGGCTTGGTCGGCAGTGAATGGCGGAGAAGGTAGTGGTCCGGCGAGAAACTTCCCGAATGTGCGGCGGATGCAGGTGGGTCGGGTCGGGTAGGACACCGGGTAGAATTGAGAGCCCGGGAAATGATCTCGTTAAGCGTCGTCGGTTTGTTACTTTGTCACCCTGCGCCAGCGGTGGGCTACTAGTACACGGAGAGCATAAACGCGCTTCAAAGAACAGAAGAAATGGTGGAATTTATAGACTTTGAATTTGAGCTTTGAAGAATAGAAGCGTTTccgattttaaaattaaaacacgactactGCTACTGctactgctgctgctgcaaCAAGAAAAGAACAGTAAAATACTAAGGCTTTGTTTGGAAAGTAAAATTACAACGTTTTCatgaacacattttccaatcacctttttatctcacgcATCTCTAATtgctacaataatttttctacaaaaaatccagaaaaatacaatccaaacaaagcctaaattttcctctctctctctctctctttttttttttaattttgttatttcaCCCTGCCATCCAtattttgattgatttgttaACTTTGGCAtgtaatctctttttttttttattttttaatctcCAATTTGGTATAAGCATTTTAGACCACCGTATTATTGGGTTGTCGTTTTGGGATTGGGAGAAGAATTTGTAACACATTCATCAATGACGTTGCGCATTTCAATTACAATGCAAATCCAATCCTGACTGCTCCGCTCCACATTTTACAGAAAGCCAATTAAGGTAGCATCACTTGGAGTTGGAGTTCCTATCGAAATTGAAGAAACTTTGAACGCTAGTTAACCTTGGATCATCAGGTTAAAGTTGTATAGGAAAGTGAAGCATAAATTAAGGTAGGAAACCACATTTGGGATTGCAAGTGTTATTATTAGGGTCAATTTCTCACCCCCTGCATGCCCTAGAACTTCTTGTTACATAGTCTGATAGAAATTTGAAGTTAAATCTATAGCAAAAGCTGTTATCAACTGGTAGGTATCAAGTGTTATCTTATCTCAAGATAGCTTTCATATGCTAGCTAGGCAGCTTAGAGGCTTCGAACGAGGATGCCTTCAAAGGTTATGCCTGGACCAAATGCTAAAGCAAGTCCCCATTCTTCACCACCCTCCTTCTGCAACTCTTCCCTCATGTACTCCATCACATACAATATAGTGTTGCTGCTAACATTCCCAAAGTCCATCAGCGTCCTCCTGCTGCATTCCAGCTTTCCAGGCTTCAACTTGAGGGTGCTTTCTAATCGGTTAAGGATAGCCGGTCCGCCAGGGTGGACAGCCCAAAACAAGTCATTGAAGTCTCCCAAACCAGCTTTGGCCATGAGCTTTTTGCAGAATGCCTCAATGTTGTCCTCAATCTTTTGAGGAAGGTCTCTACCAAGCCTGAAATTTATGCCCTCTTCAGAAAGCCGGCCATCAATGACGTTGTTGGTCCCTGGCAAGAATTGCTGAACTGCATAGTTTAATTCCATGAATGGAGATTCTGTTCCAATTATGGGATCAGCCCCAATGATCACTGCAGCGGCTCCATCACCAAAAAGTGCAGCACCAACCAGATCATAAGGGCGCGCCTTGCTTGGAGGACGGAAGCCAAGTATGGTAGTCTCAGAAGTAGCCAGGAGAACTCTGCTTCCTGGATTGTTTTCAGCAATGTCCTTGGCAACCCTGAGACCAGTAACACCCCCATAACAGCCCAGAAAGTACAGCATTACGCGACCAACATCACTCCTTAAGCCAAGTTCAGTAGCAAGGTAAAGATCTCCTCCAGGCAATCTTATCTCACTTGAGGAAACATAAACAACATGGGTGATATCATCAGCAGGCCTTCCCCATTCCTTGATGCAAGCCAAACTTGCTTCCTTTGCCATCTCTACAACTGCTGGATTTGCAATTTCAAGCCTTTGTTTGATGGTTGGTGAGCCTTCAGTTGTTAGTTCAGGGTATTGGTCAAGGATCTCCTTTGACATCACAGTGTATCTGGTCTTCACAGTAGTTGTTTTACCTGGCAGAAACAGAACAAGAAAGTGTTACATATTAGACGCCTTTCACTGTGCAAAAACATGTTACATCTCCGAAAATTCAGTTCAGAAGAAGTTTAATTATTTGACAGTTTGATAAAAGGAGAATTAGGCAATgatagggggaaaaaaaattttccttacACAGGCGCTCTAGTTTCTCCTTGATGGCCGGGTCCACACATTTTGTGTCACGAACGTAACCCTCCACCAAACAGTCCTGAGGAACGACTTGCCTTGGGAAAGCCTTGCCAATTGAAAGAACTGTAGCTTTCCCAGGAGTTGGGATACGCCTAGAAGTACCGTTCTTGTTGAACTGCGACATGGCTAGTAAAGCAGCAAGAAAGTAGTTTAGACTTCGATGACAACTTGGGCAGTGTTCTATAGACTGAAAGCATATAAATCGACAACCTTTCTGGTTCTTGGAGAAGGGTTGGTGTGAAAGGGCTCCAGCATGAGCAAATTTATAATGCCCAGTTTGCGTTTTGAGTGCATTTTTTCAATTCATGGGCTGAATGTGTGAATTTTCTGGCTCCTTAATTAGATGGCGGACAATCTTTTACTTTCTTTAATTAATTGCTTGCAACCCAATTTCAACTTACCATCTTGATCGTCATAAAGAATTGTATAATTCTTGCATCAACAGGAATAGAGGATATTCCTAagataaatagcaaattcaagCACAGGATGAAACCTAGTTTCCCACTACTGTCCCACGTTACTCCTACTGAGATTTGGCAGAATAAGTGGAATCTGAAAAAACATTAGCAAATGATGGTATCAGCTTCCTCTGGCATGAAGCTGGTCATTGGAATTAGTAACAGGTAACACCAATACTGATTAGGCCATTCATCTTCGGTAAACTTAAATCCAACAATAAAGCTACAGCATGTATTAGCATCCAGGAGGTTCGTTGGTGGATAAGAATGAACAAGTTTCACCTATTAAGTGTGTCTAGGAAGACTTAAGAAAACATCAGTCATCTTTAATCCTAAGTCCTTTACTTCCGCTTGTTTGTTAAAATTCTGACCATGCAACTGGAAATCAATTCGAAGCAAGATGACTGGTGCAAAATCTTGAACAAATGGATCGATTAACTTGTTTATTTAATTGAAGTCATGTGCACCTTTTGTCCATTAACAATTTCAGTTTTTTCCCTCGAGGAGCGGTGCATCGAGGCATTTACTTTCGGCAAAGCTCAAATGAGCATCGTTGCATGTTCTATTTATCGGAATTTAATTGAAATGGGTACACACTTTGCCCTCTAACGTTATTTTTTCTCACCTTATCCTTTAAAACCGTTAGTTTTACCACCGTTAGGTTAGTCGAATTGAGTTGAGATTTGGCCTAATCCAGTCAAGACTTaacttaattttatcaaactcgaactcgacaAACTCGCAAAATTAACAAGCTAACAACTCAAGCTCTTACTCGACCCAAATTTGAGTCgaattcgaactcgaactcgagttttaaaaaaataaaaataattattttattttttaaaaattaaataaaataataatttttcttaacaaataataaaatattaggcatatatataattttaccattaaaataaaaataaaaaatatatatataaataatcaagccggctcgcgagctaacgactTGAATGTCTTTGAACTCGTGTTCGAGTTTAAGTTTGACTTTGtcaactcaaactcaactcAAGCTCGTTATTGATTGAACTCGAGTCAAACTTTGATTCAAACGACTCGCGAGCGGTTCGATCATTTGCAATTCTAATTTGACTTTAATGATATGTAATGGTAATGTCAAAAAACTATTTATACCCTTAATAGTTGAATGCAGTGATTCCCCTaacttattttctttaatttatctATTTGGCACTAAAATTGTTAATTAGGACTATCAATGGGGTTGGGTCAGTCCGAACTCGACTCGTTCAACCCGACAAAAAATCCGATGAGCCCGACCTTTTAGTGAGTCAGTCTAAGTTTAAGCCTAAAAATTAAGCCTGAATTAAATATGAGCCGAGTTTGGGTCTCATTAGACTCAAATCCGATAGAGACCCGATCctttaattacctatatatatatataatatttatattttgatattatgtataattatatatttaaatacattattactaaatattaaatatatataaattacaaaacacaaaaatacatttgaaGACTCTTCTATGAGCTTTCTTGAGAGTCAATATTAGTAATGCATAATTGCATCTCTAACTTTTTTTATTGGATGAGTAAATTTTTGTGTTGGTACAATATTGGTTGATTTCTTTTTGGTCTAGAAACACAAATCATCAAGTATGTTTGGATTCAAATCACAAGGCTATAAAAAAGTTCcaacttttaaagatgtattgACATTATGATCACatattttattactattttttatatattttgaatgaattaaatataaatattgttgaaaattttttggtttatatactttttaaaaattattatttattcatgtttagttttaatattgtagtcttataaatgttaaattagttttacaacttaatagttatagtaattatattaagaaaattaaggagtaataagtgagtTTGGGTTAGACCCGAATAAAGCTCATAACCCGAATATTATGTGAATTGAGTATGAGTTTCACATTTATTAACCTGAAACTCATAACTCAAAACCCAAAAATGTTACAAATTAAATGAGCTGAATTTGAGCTTATGTAAGCCCAGCTCATTAGGCCCGATTGACATGTCTATtgttaatcaattccaatattttATAACACTCAGGACAAATAATGTCTAAAAAATCAATATCCCGAACATAATAATGAACAAACAATATATTTATAGATATGGTCCTAATTAAATTTCATCCCATAATTATACAATTTttagattgagaaaaatatctaGCTAATTTCACgtaataatgaaaaaataacaaaatttgttattaaaaaattaatatgtgAAACTATTAATAAAAGTCTAAAAGTACTCGAATATTGTCAATTTATCTTTGTGAATGTGCATATGGTTGcacttttcttttaatatctagatattttctttttatgCGAGTAAACATTTTTCGTTGGTAATACttaaaaaagagagaaacaTAAGTGATTTGGACTTCAAAGTTTCTGGGGTCATTTTTTAATATAGCATGATTAGATGCTATTAAAATTTGTTTCGATTGCTAAATTTTTCTAAACAACTTTTTTGTTGCATCATAGGCACGCTTTTCAattccttttttaatttttaaccacatttttatTCACAAAcatcaaatcacaaaaaaatattacattactatttttaaaaattttccaaataattttcaatccaaacaaaaccaATCTATAGAACTTTAATAATGTTTTTATAGCATATttttgcactaatattttttgtttttttccccttatCATGTAAAATAAGCAggatatttttctttatctaAAAATCTGTAATTATGGACATAAAATTTAATAAGACCTATATCCATAAATATACAAGGAAAATTTGCTAATTGATCCCTAAACTTTTatactaaaaccaatttcatccttcatgattttttttaaaccaattTAGTTCTTGAACTATTTTTTTACTTCCAATGTAAGACTTCCGTGGCGGCGCCACAACATTTTACATCTTaggtataatttcaaaaacctctcctgaggttttTCATAATATGACTCAACTCTCCTAAGGTTTTTAAAATCCCACTTACCTACCCTGTCAATTTGATAAGACTAAATGTTTCTATTGAAGGTCATAAATTGACAATATTACCCTTACCCTTAACAGTTATTTAACCAGaagtcaaaacaaaataaaatttttaaactaaaaATGTTGATTAAATCTACATCGAGGTCATAGTGGGACAACAAAGAACGTGGataaattaaatctaatcaaaGTCAATTACTTACGAAAATTTTAGTAAGTAATTAACACCTTAAAAAATATCGTGAACAGTTATAAgtattgggtttggattttatcccacaaaccgtgttggatttgggtttta
This portion of the Coffea arabica cultivar ET-39 chromosome 2e, Coffea Arabica ET-39 HiFi, whole genome shotgun sequence genome encodes:
- the LOC113729724 gene encoding type III polyketide synthase A-like; this encodes MSKEILDQYPELTTEGSPTIKQRLEIANPAVVEMAKEASLACIKEWGRPADDITHVVYVSSSEIRLPGGDLYLATELGLRSDVGRVMLYFLGCYGGVTGLRVAKDIAENNPGSRVLLATSETTILGFRPPSKARPYDLVGAALFGDGAAAVIIGADPIIGTESPFMELNYAVQQFLPGTNNVIDGRLSEEGINFRLGRDLPQKIEDNIEAFCKKLMAKAGLGDFNDLFWAVHPGGPAILNRLESTLKLKPGKLECSRRTLMDFGNVSSNTILYVMEYMREELQKEGGEEWGLALAFGPGITFEGILVRSL